Proteins encoded in a region of the Mercenaria mercenaria strain notata chromosome 1, MADL_Memer_1, whole genome shotgun sequence genome:
- the LOC128547978 gene encoding 17-beta-hydroxysteroid dehydrogenase 14-like produces the protein MPKKEFALPYIRQTKGSVVNISSGAFTVGQPESVTYVATKGGIVGMTRALATDEGKHGVRVNSISPGCVWTPLFEEWAKTVDKKVMDDIKDISILRRFADPREIGMACLFLAAEATFTTGEDMSCTAGIERGYGLKMK, from the exons atgccaaaaaaggaa TTTGCACTGCCCTATATTCGACAGACAAAGGGATCGGTAGTGAATATTTCCAGTGGCGCTTTCACAGTTGGTCAGCCAGAATCAGTCACCTATGTAGCAACAAAG GGAGGAATTGTTGGAATGACTCGTGCACTTGCAACAGATGAAGGAAAGCATGGTGTCAGAGTTAATTC AATTTCACCCGGTTGTGTGTGGACACCATTGTTTGAAGAGTGGGCGAAAACAGTCGATAAAAAAGTGATGGACGATATCAAAGATATAAGT ATTTTACGCCGGTTTGCGGACCCAAGAGAGATAGGGATGGCATGCTTATTTTTAGCTGCTGAAGCAACATTTACAACTGGAGAAGATATGAGTTGTACTGCAGGAATAGAAAGGGGTTACGggctcaaaatgaaataa